From the genome of Vulpes lagopus strain Blue_001 chromosome 2, ASM1834538v1, whole genome shotgun sequence, one region includes:
- the C2H15orf39 gene encoding uncharacterized protein C15orf39 homolog isoform X1: MAEKRPLGTLGPVMYGKLPRLEADSGPGHSLTPSAGNQDPCSYKGAYFSCPMGSAPKAGSERLASWIPYPPLYPASVAGPPLRTDNLLTSCLLYRPPAESSEKVQDPGPVELLSFGPQSHSYPGPPLAAPKPVYRNPLCYGLSPCLGEGAVKRPLDVDWTMVTGPLLPPADPPCSLTPAPGKGPSLDGTFLRGVPAEGPGKNSVSFSPCQAFLEKYRTIHGTGFLPSKYAGPYSGDSKQVFSEGPPSPWTQLAQPLGPACQDTVPTHYPLPHPPEALPCPSACRHPEKQGSYGAVLPLQPLGAHKGAGYPAGGLSSPYLRQQAAQTPYMPPVGLDTFSCPSAPPPAPSPGLKLEPPLAPRCPLDFAPQTLSFPYARDDLSLYGASPGLGGTPPSQNSLQAVPQPSAFQRACQPLSASQPCPEPGRPVEKPAQEAEEKMWLPSCRKEQLQPQLDERPGAPIVIGDSPVPHTPPGLAPCAQERRALLQSDSTLPPSSPPMPVIDNVFSLAPYRDYLDVQAPEDPAEPTPAPAPNGSPAKDGGAPLAAREAPAEPLCSRREEVALDLSVKRPVPEAPIGAPSPAAPAQPPAAPEAPGLGNVLPELPDRAKAAPEAAGSPVPATADEAAPRTNFHSSVAFMFRKFKILRPAPLPAAPAPAPATPPAAAPPAPPTTSVPLGLQILSPPLPVACFNLALPSPPAVALASRALAPAPAPAPAPAAPAASSPEQHFTGLHASLCDAISGSVAHSPPEKLREWLATAGPWGRAAWQDCQAVQGLLGKLLSQLQRFVCTQQCPFPHVVRAGAIFVPIHLVKERLFPRLPPASVDHVLQEHRVELRPTTLSEERALRERALHGCTSRMLKLLALRQLPDIYPDLLGLQWRDCVRRQLGDFDTEAGSVPSSEPTMARDEPESLALAWKSPVPKARKPGRKPPTPGLEKAEAAPEEGARGASPAPAASTCPQGPILRARFRSLLETAWLNGLALPTWGHKATGPDRSMPQPQALGDQSHPL; this comes from the exons ATGGCAGAGAAGCGGCCACTGGGGACCCTGGGGCCTGTGATGTATGGCAAGCTGCCCCGTCTAGAGGCAGATTCCGGGCCCGGGCACAGCCTGACCCCCTCTGCCGGCAACCAGGACCCCTGCAGCTACAAGGGTGCTTACTTCTCCTGCCCTATGGGGAGTGCTCCCAAGGCAGGGTCTGAGCGATTAGCATCCTGGATCCCATATCCACCCTTGTACCCTGCCAGCGTGGCAGGCCCCCCTCTGCGGACAGACAACCTGTTGACCAGCTGTCTGCTCTACCGCCCACCAGCGGAGAGCTCTGAGAAGGTGCAGGACCCTGGCCCTGTTGAGCTCCTGTCCTTCGGTCCCCAGTCTCATTCCTACCCAGGCCCACCGTTGGCGGCACCCAAACCTGTCTACCGCAACCCTCTGTGTTACGGGCTCTCACCCtgcctgggggaaggggcagtgaAGAGGCCACTGGATGTCGACTGGACAATGGTTACTGGACCTCTGTTACCCCCGGCTGACCCACCTTGTTCCCTGACGCCGGCTCCTGGCAAGGGCCCGTCCCTGGATGGCACCTTCTTGCGTGGGGTGCCGGCTGAGGGACCCGGCAAAAACTCCGTAAGCTTCTCCCCGTGCCAGGCCTTCCTGGAGAAGTACCGGACCATCCACGGCACGGGCTTCCTGCCCTCTAAGTATGCAGGTCCTTACTCTGGGGACTCCAAGCAGGTGTTTTCCGAGGGACCCCCCAGCCCTTGGACCCAGCTGGCCCAACCCCTGGGCCCCGCCTGCCAGGATACAGTGCCTACCCACTacccgctcccccacccccccgaggCCCTGCCTTGCCCATCAGCCTGCCGCCACCCAGAGAAGCAGGGCAGCTACGGCGCAGTGCTCCCACTACAGCCTCTGGGAGCCCACAAGGGGGCTGGGTACCCGGCTGGTGGGCTGAGCAGTCCCTACCTGAGGCAGCAGGCAGCCCAGACACCCTATATGCCCCCAGTGGGCCTGGACACTTtttcctgcccctctgcccctccgccagCACCCTCACCAGGCCTCAAGCTGGAGCCGCCTCTCGCTCCCCGGTGCCCCTTGGACTTTGCCCCCCAGACGCTGAGCTTTCCCTATGCCCGGGATGACCTCTCTCTCTATGGAGCATCCCCCGGGCTTGGAGGGACGCCACCTTCCCAAAACAGCCTACAGGCTGTACCCCAGCCCAGTGCCTTCCAGCGGGCGTGCCAGCCTCTGTCTGCCAGCCAGCCATGCCCCGAGCCTGGGAGGCCTGTGGAGAAGCCAGcccaggaggcagaggagaagatGTGGCTGCCGAGCTGCAGGAAAGAGCAGCTCCAGCCCCAACTCGACGAGCGCCCCGGAGCGCCCATCGTCATCGGCGACAGTCCAGTTCCCCACACCCCCCCGGGACTCGCGCCCTGTGCCCAGGAGCGCCGGGCTCTTCTGCAGAGTGACAGCACGCTGCCACCCAGCTCGCCACCCATGCCTGTCATTGACAATGTCTTCAGCCTGGCCCCGTACCGCGACTACCTGGATGTGCAGGCCCCCGAGGACCCCGCTGAGCccaccccggccccagcccccaaCGGGAGCCCTGCAAAGGACGGTGGGGCGCCCCTGGCCGCCCGGGAGGCACCCGCAGAGCCCCTGTGCTCCCGCAGAGAGGAGGTAGCGCTGGACTTAAGCGTGAAGAGGCCGGTGCCCGAGGCGCCCATCGGGGCCCCCAGTCCCGCCGCGCCTGCCcagccacctgcagcccccgaGGCGCCAGGTTTGGGCAACGTGCTCCCGGAGCTGCCAGACCGGGCAAAGGCAGCCCCTGAGGCCGCGGGGTCCCCTGTGCCGGCGACCGCCGACGAGGCCGCCCCCAGGACCAACTTCCACAGCTCCGTGGCCTTCATGTTCCGAAAATTCAAGATCCTCCGGCCCGCACCCCTGCCtgcggccccggccccagccccggccacgccccccgcGGCTGCACCCCCTGCGCCACCCACCACGTCCGTGCCCCTCGGGCTGCAGATTCTCAGCCCACCGCTGCCCGTGGCCTGCTTCAACCTGGCGCTGCCCAGCCCGCCCGCCGTGGCCCTGGCCTCCCgggccctggcccctgcccccgccccggccccggccccagccgccCCCGCCGCCAGCTCCCCAGAGCAGCACTTCACGGGCCTGCACGCATCCCTGTGTGATGCCATCTCGGGCTCCGTGGCCCACTCCCCGCCCGAGAAGCTGCGGGAGTGGCTGGCCACGGCGGGGCCCTGGGGCCGGGCGGCGTGGCAGGACTGCCAGGCGGTGCAGGGGCTGCTGGGCAAGCTGCTGTCGCAGCTGCAGCGCTTCGTGTGCACCCAGCAGTGCCCCTTCCCCCACGTGGTGCGCGCCGGGGCCATCTTCGTGCCCATCCACCTGGTGAAGGAGCGCCTCTTCCCGAGGCTGCCCCCCGCCTCCGTGGACCACGTGCTGCAGGAGCACCGCGTGGAGCTGCGGCCCACCACGCTGTCCGAGGAGCGGGCGCTGCGCGAGCGGGCCCTGCACGGCTGCACATCGCGCATGCTCAAGCTGCTGGCGCTGCGCCAGCTGCCCGACATCTACCCGGACCTGCTGGGCCTGCAGTGGCGGGACTGTGTCCGCCGCCAGCTGG GTGACTTTGACACTGAGGCTGGATCTGTGCCCTCCTCAGAACCCACCATGGCCAGAGACGAGCCGGAGAGCCTAGCCCTGGCTTGGAAGTCACCCGTCCCCAAGGCCAGGAAGCCAGGGAGGAAGCCACCAACCCCTGGCTTGGAGAAAGCAGAGGCAGCCCCTGAGGAAGGGGCCCGCGGTGCCTCACCTGCCCCTGCCGCCAGCACCTGCCCCCAGGGCCCCATACTAAGGGCCCGCTTCCGCAGCCTGCTAGAAACTGCCTGGCTCAATGGCCTGGCACTGCCCACTTGGGGCCACAAGGCCACAGGGCCGGATCGGTCCATGCCCCAGCCACAGGCGCTGGGCGACCAGAGCCATCCCCTGTAG
- the C2H15orf39 gene encoding uncharacterized protein C15orf39 homolog isoform X2, protein MAEKRPLGTLGPVMYGKLPRLEADSGPGHSLTPSAGNQDPCSYKGAYFSCPMGSAPKAGSERLASWIPYPPLYPASVAGPPLRTDNLLTSCLLYRPPAESSEKVQDPGPVELLSFGPQSHSYPGPPLAAPKPVYRNPLCYGLSPCLGEGAVKRPLDVDWTMVTGPLLPPADPPCSLTPAPGKGPSLDGTFLRGVPAEGPGKNSVSFSPCQAFLEKYRTIHGTGFLPSKYAGPYSGDSKQVFSEGPPSPWTQLAQPLGPACQDTVPTHYPLPHPPEALPCPSACRHPEKQGSYGAVLPLQPLGAHKGAGYPAGGLSSPYLRQQAAQTPYMPPVGLDTFSCPSAPPPAPSPGLKLEPPLAPRCPLDFAPQTLSFPYARDDLSLYGASPGLGGTPPSQNSLQAVPQPSAFQRACQPLSASQPCPEPGRPVEKPAQEAEEKMWLPSCRKEQLQPQLDERPGAPIVIGDSPVPHTPPGLAPCAQERRALLQSDSTLPPSSPPMPVIDNVFSLAPYRDYLDVQAPEDPAEPTPAPAPNGSPAKDGGAPLAAREAPAEPLCSRREEVALDLSVKRPVPEAPIGAPSPAAPAQPPAAPEAPGLGNVLPELPDRAKAAPEAAGSPVPATADEAAPRTNFHSSVAFMFRKFKILRPAPLPAAPAPAPATPPAAAPPAPPTTSVPLGLQILSPPLPVACFNLALPSPPAVALASRALAPAPAPAPAPAAPAASSPEQHFTGLHASLCDAISGSVAHSPPEKLREWLATAGPWGRAAWQDCQAVQGLLGKLLSQLQRFVCTQQCPFPHVVRAGAIFVPIHLVKERLFPRLPPASVDHVLQEHRVELRPTTLSEERALRERALHGCTSRMLKLLALRQLPDIYPDLLGLQWRDCVRRQLGEHGASPGAPGAV, encoded by the coding sequence ATGGCAGAGAAGCGGCCACTGGGGACCCTGGGGCCTGTGATGTATGGCAAGCTGCCCCGTCTAGAGGCAGATTCCGGGCCCGGGCACAGCCTGACCCCCTCTGCCGGCAACCAGGACCCCTGCAGCTACAAGGGTGCTTACTTCTCCTGCCCTATGGGGAGTGCTCCCAAGGCAGGGTCTGAGCGATTAGCATCCTGGATCCCATATCCACCCTTGTACCCTGCCAGCGTGGCAGGCCCCCCTCTGCGGACAGACAACCTGTTGACCAGCTGTCTGCTCTACCGCCCACCAGCGGAGAGCTCTGAGAAGGTGCAGGACCCTGGCCCTGTTGAGCTCCTGTCCTTCGGTCCCCAGTCTCATTCCTACCCAGGCCCACCGTTGGCGGCACCCAAACCTGTCTACCGCAACCCTCTGTGTTACGGGCTCTCACCCtgcctgggggaaggggcagtgaAGAGGCCACTGGATGTCGACTGGACAATGGTTACTGGACCTCTGTTACCCCCGGCTGACCCACCTTGTTCCCTGACGCCGGCTCCTGGCAAGGGCCCGTCCCTGGATGGCACCTTCTTGCGTGGGGTGCCGGCTGAGGGACCCGGCAAAAACTCCGTAAGCTTCTCCCCGTGCCAGGCCTTCCTGGAGAAGTACCGGACCATCCACGGCACGGGCTTCCTGCCCTCTAAGTATGCAGGTCCTTACTCTGGGGACTCCAAGCAGGTGTTTTCCGAGGGACCCCCCAGCCCTTGGACCCAGCTGGCCCAACCCCTGGGCCCCGCCTGCCAGGATACAGTGCCTACCCACTacccgctcccccacccccccgaggCCCTGCCTTGCCCATCAGCCTGCCGCCACCCAGAGAAGCAGGGCAGCTACGGCGCAGTGCTCCCACTACAGCCTCTGGGAGCCCACAAGGGGGCTGGGTACCCGGCTGGTGGGCTGAGCAGTCCCTACCTGAGGCAGCAGGCAGCCCAGACACCCTATATGCCCCCAGTGGGCCTGGACACTTtttcctgcccctctgcccctccgccagCACCCTCACCAGGCCTCAAGCTGGAGCCGCCTCTCGCTCCCCGGTGCCCCTTGGACTTTGCCCCCCAGACGCTGAGCTTTCCCTATGCCCGGGATGACCTCTCTCTCTATGGAGCATCCCCCGGGCTTGGAGGGACGCCACCTTCCCAAAACAGCCTACAGGCTGTACCCCAGCCCAGTGCCTTCCAGCGGGCGTGCCAGCCTCTGTCTGCCAGCCAGCCATGCCCCGAGCCTGGGAGGCCTGTGGAGAAGCCAGcccaggaggcagaggagaagatGTGGCTGCCGAGCTGCAGGAAAGAGCAGCTCCAGCCCCAACTCGACGAGCGCCCCGGAGCGCCCATCGTCATCGGCGACAGTCCAGTTCCCCACACCCCCCCGGGACTCGCGCCCTGTGCCCAGGAGCGCCGGGCTCTTCTGCAGAGTGACAGCACGCTGCCACCCAGCTCGCCACCCATGCCTGTCATTGACAATGTCTTCAGCCTGGCCCCGTACCGCGACTACCTGGATGTGCAGGCCCCCGAGGACCCCGCTGAGCccaccccggccccagcccccaaCGGGAGCCCTGCAAAGGACGGTGGGGCGCCCCTGGCCGCCCGGGAGGCACCCGCAGAGCCCCTGTGCTCCCGCAGAGAGGAGGTAGCGCTGGACTTAAGCGTGAAGAGGCCGGTGCCCGAGGCGCCCATCGGGGCCCCCAGTCCCGCCGCGCCTGCCcagccacctgcagcccccgaGGCGCCAGGTTTGGGCAACGTGCTCCCGGAGCTGCCAGACCGGGCAAAGGCAGCCCCTGAGGCCGCGGGGTCCCCTGTGCCGGCGACCGCCGACGAGGCCGCCCCCAGGACCAACTTCCACAGCTCCGTGGCCTTCATGTTCCGAAAATTCAAGATCCTCCGGCCCGCACCCCTGCCtgcggccccggccccagccccggccacgccccccgcGGCTGCACCCCCTGCGCCACCCACCACGTCCGTGCCCCTCGGGCTGCAGATTCTCAGCCCACCGCTGCCCGTGGCCTGCTTCAACCTGGCGCTGCCCAGCCCGCCCGCCGTGGCCCTGGCCTCCCgggccctggcccctgcccccgccccggccccggccccagccgccCCCGCCGCCAGCTCCCCAGAGCAGCACTTCACGGGCCTGCACGCATCCCTGTGTGATGCCATCTCGGGCTCCGTGGCCCACTCCCCGCCCGAGAAGCTGCGGGAGTGGCTGGCCACGGCGGGGCCCTGGGGCCGGGCGGCGTGGCAGGACTGCCAGGCGGTGCAGGGGCTGCTGGGCAAGCTGCTGTCGCAGCTGCAGCGCTTCGTGTGCACCCAGCAGTGCCCCTTCCCCCACGTGGTGCGCGCCGGGGCCATCTTCGTGCCCATCCACCTGGTGAAGGAGCGCCTCTTCCCGAGGCTGCCCCCCGCCTCCGTGGACCACGTGCTGCAGGAGCACCGCGTGGAGCTGCGGCCCACCACGCTGTCCGAGGAGCGGGCGCTGCGCGAGCGGGCCCTGCACGGCTGCACATCGCGCATGCTCAAGCTGCTGGCGCTGCGCCAGCTGCCCGACATCTACCCGGACCTGCTGGGCCTGCAGTGGCGGGACTGTGTCCGCCGCCAGCTGGGTGAGCACGGGGCGTCCCCGGGAGCCCCCGGAGCGGTATGA